From a single Lytechinus variegatus isolate NC3 chromosome 9, Lvar_3.0, whole genome shotgun sequence genomic region:
- the LOC121421762 gene encoding uncharacterized protein LOC121421762, with product MRRMISDFDFISIWPQRRECSVLVTQKSTQVLKMVQLLSRFSLLIIVLFGFSRQMYPATAGVIPLGENGTSLECGKGFYRKITYLASGRESHECMPCSNCPCGVRTMRECNSTMDTVCAQQCEDPSAVINRTLWACVSLLGEVEKCSHSKQSVNQSNDYPTTMTVSTFTLENVTARSKGNISPIRAFGISSGVVTFIALGSAAIILIARRRGYLNASPNKLCCTRTSPPQPSTINQRKVYKYTLTPPALVPNGCGNFMDRSSTVWTPTDNILIPLWDSFMADEELMKPLDLPLAEDINVNTDGEDPYWLVMRGWFTPQGGVLRCNESDVFLEIPPGAIPQDIKRQEIVAKVALVTSRFDFKLKKDEVSLSPVVELLSPGLASFESRVVIHIPHRARMDPDWNFKVHYTRSHGKTEEPWKTIDEGVENRRSFSLKPFHSDVTFRTNETHFVIETTHFSKYACSGCGKKRHLNLEALVSAKYLNLPNRQQVDLNCYIADTIKDYWHRVNENEGQRPRSERHPIHLKSKEPLVVSLLTESESERGGGEWVPWTLGGHRPTTVAIPMRNIVRCCSDAVPYFVTFSLRPKTSNSPSMTSHLFESAVSYKQKETGLDLPITIAFDLRGHACNTHSSVSSTPGIISPTLVRKVAVQIPLNKWKDLCRRLLVGDNHIESLIEELQTKHNDVSEVKYQMLLTWRQMKGKDATCYKLSQSLRACGLVNIAENVDDGSLDVDMDSQSLSDV from the exons TCCACGCAAGTCCTGAAAATGGTGCAATTGCTGAGCCGCTTCTCGCTTCTCATAATCGTTCTTTTCGGATTCTCAAGACAGATGTACCCGGCTACAGCGGGGGTGATCCCGCTCGGAGAAAATGGAACTTCGTTAGAATGTGGCAAAGGTTTCTACAGAAAAATCACGTACCTGGCATCGGGACGAGAGAG TCACGAGTGTATGCCGTGTTCAAACTGCCCATGTGGTGTTAGAACAATGCGAGAGTGTAACTCTACGATGGATACTGTATGCgctcaacagtgtgaagatccAAGTGCTGTCATCAACCGAACTCTGTGGGCATGTGTCTCATTGCTTGGAGAAGTTGAAAAGTGCTCCCATAGCAAACAAAGTGTCAACCAGAGCAATG ATTACCCGACAACAATGACAGTATCAACCTTTACTTTGGAGAACGTCACTGCAAGATCAAAAGGAAATATATCACCCATTCGTGCATTCGGCATCTCTTCGGGAGTCGTCACATTTATCGCCCTCGGTTCAGCGGCGATCATTTTGATTGCCCGTAGAAG AGGTTATCTCAATGCTTCCCCAAACAAGCTTTGCTGTACACGGACATCTCCACCTCAACCTAGTACAATAAACCAAAGGAAGGTTTATAAATATACACTTACTCCCCCGGCTTTGGTTCCGAACGGGTGCGGAAATTTCATGGATAGATCGAGCACTGTCTGGACTCCTACGGATAACATACTGATTCCACTTTGGGATTCATTCATGGCAGATGAAGAACTGATGAAGCCCTTAGATCTTCCTTTGGCTGAAGATATTAATGTAAATACAGATGGAGAGGACCCTTACTGGTTAGTGATGCGTGGCTGGTTCACTCCCCAAGGTGGCGTGCTCCGATGCAACGAATCGGATGTCTTCTTAGAAATTCCACCCGGGGCCATACCGCAAGATATAAAGCGACAAGAGATAGTAGCAAAAGTGGCTTTGGTCACATCCAGATTCGACTTCAAGCTTAAGAAGGATGAGGTGTCCCTGTCTCCAGTAGTTGAACTCCTTTCGCCTGGACTTGCTTCTTTCGAGAGCAGGGTAGTCATCCACATACCGCATCGAGCGCGCATGGACCCTGATTGGAATTTTAAGGTTCACTATACCCGTTCTCACGGAAAGACAGAAGAACCTTGGAAAACAATCGACGAAGGTGTTGAGAACCGTCGCAGTTTTTCCTTAAAGCCTTTCCACTCAGATGTTACTTTTCGGACGAACGAAACTCACTTTGTCATAGAAACCACGCACTTCTCGAAATACGCCTGCTCCGGTTGCGGCAAGAAACGGCACCTAAATCTAGAGGCGCTGGTCTCCGCAAAATATCTGAATCTGCCTAATCGCCAACAGGTTGACTTGAACTGCTACATTGCGGATACTATCAAAGACTACTGGCATCGGGTCAATGAAAACGAAGGACAGCGCCCTCGCTCGGAGAGGCATCCTATTCATTTGAAGAGCAAAGAGCCACTTGTAGTTTCTCTCTTGACGGAAAGCGAGTCTGAACGAGGAGGTGGTGAATGGGTACCATGGACTCTGGGAGGACATAGGCCAACAACAGTG GCGATTCCAATGCGGAATATTGTTCGATGTTGCTCCGATGCCGTGCCGTACTTTGTGACGTTTTCATTGAGACCAAAGACATCAAACAGCCCGTCGATGACATCGCATCTCTTCGAGTCGGCGGTTTCTTACAAACAGAAGGAGACCGGTTTGGACCTACCCATTACAATTGCCTTCGATCTGAGAGGGCACGCCTGCAAT ACCCATTCATCAGTGTCATCAACTCCTGGCATCATCAGTCCCACCCTCGTGAGAAAAGTGGCTGTTCAAATTCCCTTGAATAAGTGGAAAGATTTATGCCGCCGTCTCCTCGTCGGTGATAACCACATCGAATCCCTGATCGAAGAGCTGCAGACGAAGCATAATGACGTCAGCGAGGTGAAGTACCAGATGCTTCTTACGTGGCGTCAAATGAAAGGGAAGGATGCCACCTGCTATAAACTGAGTCAGTCGTTGAGGGCGTGTGGTCTTGTAAACATTGCCGAAAATGTAGACGATGGTTCCCTCGATGTCGATATGGATTCGCAAAGTTTGTCGGATGTATAG